A section of the Parasteatoda tepidariorum isolate YZ-2023 chromosome 6, CAS_Ptep_4.0, whole genome shotgun sequence genome encodes:
- the LOC107455050 gene encoding zinc finger protein 271-like, with product MKNDRLILNRIPYKLSEMNDSEFGLIYSNSTKTDVTNSSVIVPSQDVAESSSYDDLALSEMNDSDLNSMQNEVVTPSENNHSQILANGCSDNDLDFSRKNDSDISLNYLNVTKTNVTNSSVIVPSQDAVKRSSNDDLDLSVMIDSDSNSMQNEVVTPSENNQSETPFNDCSDDDLDLSEMNDYDFEDVNNETTDGNELVNEAPVEQPNTSDSIVPVAKKKGKRIPAFKRNMVNPADFNFTDMRILEAGNNECLVCKKTFRLRNKLLAHFTVHPPENPFLFDLSKKSEFFDVEIKPPDPNEIEKKPFACVLCPKRFINYGQLEAHCNVHTGEKPYVCNICSKAYRDKVYLKGHAMLHSGKAPFQCLVCNKSFSRQQSLDTHFLIHTGERPHVCDICHLTFRKKNLMVIHYRLHTNEFPYSCKECGRRFRSKRYLVNHSATHEEMRYACDLCPKKFNQKMWLLKHKELHEGKKRYECQLCFKAFKRKADLELHVSLHSGQRPFVCEVCRKGFNREIYLKKHLQTHSAEELAEFNVCKSDNTLKKPAPSGNQKPFACEICQKGFNREPYLKKHFQTHSADELAQFNLYKLDPTSRKPPPSDRQKPFICEICQKGFNREPYLKKHFQTHSADELAQFNLYKLDPTSRKPPPSDKQKPFLCEICQKGFNREPYLKKHFQTHSAEEQAQFNVCKSDHMLSKPMSSNNQKPFVCEICQKCFNREIYLKKHLQTHSAEEISQFNAHKSDPMFSEPTSSDNHGSSILESLSAN from the coding sequence atgaagAATGATAGATTGATTCTGAATCGAATTCCATACAAATTATCAGAAATGAATGACTCTGAGTTTGGTTTAATCTATTCGAATTCAACAAAAACAGATGTTACTAATTCCTCAGTTATTGTTCCCTCACAAGATGTTGCAGAAAGTAGTTCGTATGatgatcttgctttatcagaaATGAATGATTCTGATttaaattctatgcaaaatgAAGTTGTGACTCCTTCTGAGAACAATCATTCACAAATTCTGGCAAATGGTTGTTCTGATAATGATCTTGATTTCTCAAGAAAGAATGATTCTGATATCAGTTTAAACTATTTGaatgtaacaaaaacaaatgttaCTAATTCCTCAGTTATTGTTCCCTCACAAGATGCTGTAAAAAGGAGTTCAAATGATGATCTTGATTTATCAGTAATGATAGACTCTGATtcaaattccatgcaaaatgaAGTTGTGACTCCTTCTGAGAACAATCAATCTGAGACTCCATTTAATGATTGTTCTGATGATGATCTTGATTTATCAGAAATGAATGACTACGATTTTGAAGATGTGAATAATGAAACTACTGATGGAAATGAACTTGTAAATGAAGCACCTGTTGAACAACCAAATACTTCTGATTCCATTGTTCCAGTGgctaaaaaaaaagggaaaaggaTACCTGCTTTTAAAAGGAACATGGTGAATCCTGCTGATTTCAATTTTACAGATATGAGGATACTTGAGGCAGGAAACAATGAGTGTCTGGTTTGTAAAAAGACTTTTAGACTCAGAAATAAACTTCTAGCTCATTTTACGGTTCATCCTCCtgaaaatccttttttatttgatttatctaaaaaatctgaattttttgatGTTGAGATAAAGCCTCCTGATCCTAACGAGATTGAAAAGAAGCCATTTGCTTGTGTTCTTTGCCCTAAGCGTTTTATAAACTATGGTCAACTTGAGGCTCACTGTAATGTACATACTGGAGAGAAACCATATGTCTGCAATATTTGCTCCAAAGCATATAGAGATAAAGTCTATCTTAAGGGACATGCAATGTTGCATTCAGGAAAAGCGCCATTTCAATGCCTTGTGTGTAACAAAAGCTTTTCTAGGCAGCAGAGTCTTGATACTCATTTTTTGATTCATACAGGTGAAAGACCTCATGTTTGTGACATATGCCATTTAACTTTTCGGAAGAAAAATCTAATGGTGATTCATTATCGACTTCATACAAATGAGTTTCCATATTCATGCAAGGAATGTGGACGTCGATTTCGAAGCAAGCGTTATCTTGTTAATCATTCTGCAACACATGAAGAAATGCGTTATGCTTGTGACCTTTGTCCCaagaaatttaatcaaaagatGTGGCTTCTAAAACATAAGGAGTTGCATGAAGGCAAGAAACGTTATGAATGTCAGTTATGCTTTAAAGCTTTCAAAAGAAAAGCAGATCTAGAATTGCATGTGTCTCTTCATTCTGGTCAACGACCATTTGTTTGTGAAGTTTGCCGAAAAGGATTCAATagggaaatttatttaaagaaacatcTTCAGACTCATAGTGCGGAAGAGCTAGCTGAATTTAATGTGTGTAAGTCagataatacattaaaaaaaccaGCACCTTCTGGTAATCAAAAGCCATTTGCCTGTGAAATTTGTCAAAAAGGTTTTAATAGAGAACCCtatttgaagaaacattttcagACTCATAGTGCAGACGAGCTAGctcaatttaatttgtataagtTAGATCCTACGTCAAGAAAACCACCACCTTCTGATAGACAAAAACCATTTATCTGTGAAATTTGTCAAAAAGGTTTTAATAGAGAACCCtatttgaagaaacattttcagACTCATAGTGCAGACGAGCTAGctcaatttaatttgtataagtTAGATCCTACGTCAAGAAAACCACCACCTTCTGATAAACAAAAACCATTTCTCTGTGAAATTTGTCAAAAAGGTTTTAATAGAGAACCCTActtgaagaaacattttcagACTCATAGTGCAGAAGAGCAAGCtcaatttaatgtttgtaaatCAGATCATATGTTAAGTAAGCCAATGTCCTCTAATAATCAAAAGCCATTTGTGTgtgaaatttgtcaaaaatgtttcaatagaGAAATCTATTTAAAGAAACATCTTCAGACTCATAGTGCAGAAGAAATTTCTCAGTTTAATGCTCATAAATCAGATCCTATGTTCAGTGAACCAACATCTTCTGATAATCATGGTTCTTCCATTTTAGAATCACTGTCAgcaaattag